TCGACGTTCTCGATCGCGCTCAACACCGGGATCAGGTTGTAGAACTGGAAGACGAAGCCCACGTGCCGCGCGCGCCAGGCCGCGAGGCCGTCCTCGTCGAGCCCGGAGAGGGCCTGGCCGGCGACCACCACCTCGCCCGCATCGGGCCGGTCGAGGCCGGCGAGCAGGTTGAGCAGGGTCGACTTGCCCGACCCCGAGGGACCCACGAGCGCTACGAACCGCCCGGCGGGGATGTGGAGGCTCACGTGCTCGAGCGCGTGCACCACGTCCGCGCCGCGCCGATAGAAGCGCGACACGTCGCAGACCTCGATCATCGTACCGGGTGTGCCGCGGGCCCGCCGCCGATTCAAGTGTTCCCCTGGACTCGCGCGGCGAGGCGACTATGCTCGCCCCGTGCCCCCGCCCACCCCGGCCATGCCGCGCCCGTCGAGCACCGTCATCCTGCTCGGTGCGCCGCGCGACGGGGCCGGCCCGTTCTCGGTCCTCCTCCTCGAGCGCCACGGCAGCATCGCCTTCCCCGGCGCCACGGCCTTCCCCGGCGGCGTCGTCGATCCCGGCGACGCCGACGCGCCGGGCGCGCGCCTGCCCGGCGCGCAGCGCTGGGCGCCCCCGGGCGAGGGCGACCGCCCGCCCGCGGCGCTCGCGTACTGGGTCGCGGCGCTGCGCGAGCTGCTCGAGGAGACGGGCCTCCTCCTCGCCGCCCGCGACGGCCGCCTCCTCGAGGGCCCCCTCGCGCCCGAGCTGGCGGCGCTCCGCGCGCGGGTGGCGGCCGGCGAGCCCTTCGGACGCGTCCTCGCCGCGGCCGGTCTCGTGCCCGCGACCGAGGCGCTCTTCTACTTCGCGCGCTGGA
The genomic region above belongs to Deltaproteobacteria bacterium and contains:
- a CDS encoding NUDIX hydrolase; this encodes MPPPTPAMPRPSSTVILLGAPRDGAGPFSVLLLERHGSIAFPGATAFPGGVVDPGDADAPGARLPGAQRWAPPGEGDRPPAALAYWVAALRELLEETGLLLAARDGRLLEGPLAPELAALRARVAAGEPFGRVLAAAGLVPATEALFYFARWITPVTNPRRWDTRFLVGRLPAGQEPVADGTETVSCAWMSPRAALAAYEAGRIVLIPPTVRTLDDLARFPSIDAVLADAAGRVVRAVTPEIVQDGSVTAIRYPANAAPPRRLVLQGGRWRPADE